The DNA segment TCACagctggaccagaaccagagcctgGACCTCAGTGTTCACTGCtaatgtctctgtctgtctgctgactggatggttggttgattgattgacaggtgtcaGATCTGTTTCTGTGACTACGCTGACGGGGAGAAGCTGAGGATGCTGCCCTGTTTCCATGACTACCATGTCCAGTGCATCGACAGGTGGTTAAAGGTAATGGCCGGGTTCTGATCCACAGATCTGCTTAGCCTAGTGAAGACTTTGAAGGTTCTGGAGACCCCAGAGTCCAACAGAACCTTTTAATgcccatggaggtgttattgtcagcatgttctagtctggagacacagatgtctgtttacgcagattggaccgtcaacaacaagctatctattatgtctatgaaggcagcaacaggtctctgtgaccctggacaccacagtgttgagatagactggcacctactgttcccaaccaaagccaaacaactaatactgctgaggacctcaaggcccacacgggacctcgaggcccacacgggacctcaaggcccacacgggacctcaaggcccacacgggacctcaaggcccacacgggacctcaaggcccacacgggacctcaaggcccacacgggacctcaaggcccacacgggacctcaaggcccacacgggacctcaaggcccacacgggacctcaaggcccacacgggacctcaaggcccacacgggacctcaaggcccacacgggacctcaaggcccacacgggacctcaaggcccacacgggacctcaaggcccacacgggacctcaaggcccacacgggacctcaaggcccacacgggacctcgttaACCTCAGGAGAGGAAACTCCAGAACAAACACTACATTTCCTTGTcctcgatggaaaacgtcacaaggtgatgaggacagatgtgaaggagaggtgatgaggacagatgtgaaggagaggtgatgaggacagatgtgaaggagaggtgatgaggacagatgtgaaggagaggagatgaggacagatgtgaaggagaggagatgaggacagatgtgaaggagaggagatgaggacagatgtgaaggagaggagatgaggacagatgtgaaggagaggagatgaggacagatgtgaaggagaggagatgaggacagatgtgaaggagaggagatgaggacagacgtgaaggagaggagatgaggacaggtgtgaaggagaggtgatgaggacagatgtgaaggagaggcgatgaggacagatgtgaaggagagcaGATGAGGACGGACACGTTGACCCTTCATGAGACAAACTGGACATCAGGCCACACCCCTGCTCGAACATGTGACTGCTTTAATGAGTTCATAATGAGTCATGTGATCTCTGCTTCAGTATTCAAACCTTTGATGAACGTTTAAAGAACATTTGACTGACTGATGTTTGTCCTCACAGGATAACACCACCTGTCCCATCTGCAGAGCTAACCTGGCGGACGGAGGCTCTctggccccgcccctctgacctcacttcctgtcagtaTTGGATGCATCTGTCCGACTTCAGGAAAAACTCTTAAAGCTGctctgtattatttttattgttggtcTGTTTGGACTCGTCCTTCCTGTCAGTGGGCGTGTCAGTGGGCGTGTCAGTGGGCGTGTCAGTGGGCGTGTCACTCGTCGCAGTAGCGTTTCTTCATGGCTCTGAACTTCCTCAGGTAATAGAGCGCCTCGAGCTCTCGGGCCACGAACTCTCCGCGGGCGATCATGTCCTTGATCCGCTCGGGCTCCTGCTCGCTCTTGTTTTTGGAGAAGGCTCGCAGACGCTCCCTGAAGTAATCGGCTCCTCTGGGATACTCCCGGCCgaggtggaggagctgtggAGGAAGATGATGGAGACGCTGAAGATGGCGATGGCGAGCTGCTTGCTCCGGTTTTTATCAGGACAAATAAAGTTTCCAAACGTTCTTTCATCGTTTTCATCTCATTggacaaaattaaaaatctgttgatgtaaaaactttcaaactttgtgttgttttgacGTCAGCGACTCgagtaactgagtacatttactcgagtacttCTGTAAGATTTATTAGATGTATTAAACTGAACAGAATTCATGGAATTATAAATCGgtataattattaattatttcatatggtgaaCATGCAGTACATTGAACTGCTACTCTGTAGTATTAATACTGCGATCAGAGTACTCAGAGTACACTGAATATCTGAGAATCTCTCATCAGAAATGAATGATTTGTTTCTCAGATCAATGAGCGATCAGCTGATTCTCAGTTCAACAACATGTGTACTTGGACTGGACTTTCAGGTGTGTGGACTTTCAGGTGTGTGGACTTTCAGGTGTGTGGACTTTCAGGTGTGTGGACTTTCACTGTGATGAATTCAACGGTCActtcatgaaaaaacaaactcacatttttATAAAGTCGAACATCTTCAGACCTCAGAGGGTTCCCATGAGCTGCAGAACGTACAGAGAACATGAGTCAGGGTTCCTTACATTGAATTCAAGGACTTTCAAGGCTCTATTTCACCAGATTCCAGACACAGATCAAGGTCAATCATTAAACTGACgttaagaaaataaaggaaTCAAGCACTTTCAATGACCCAGGACTCTCTCAAACTCACAAAgcttcaaggatttcaaggaacCATGATTAATACTTTGTACTGATTTGAGAGTACAAGTACTTCACATGAGTACTTTGTtactttactgtgtttacttAATAGACTGAGTTTTTAATCATTgacaataaaactaataaatgaGAGGAGATGTTCAGTTCAGTACTTCAGAGTAATCCTGAAGTATTTCAAGtattttaaagtattaataCTTTTAAATACTGTAACCGGTCAGGTGTTTGTGTAACAGCTCGTTAAATGTCGGTTGTCTTCGCCGGTTGCCGGTGAAACGAGCAGCTGACGTCCTCCGTGAACACGCGCAGTTAACGTGCTGTCGGTGACGTCAGTACAGGTGTTGTCTTACCTGCTCGCAGCTGGATAAACTTTATGCAGTCAGTTTACCGAGTGACGTCACGTTTACGACGAGCTTTGTACTCAGTGACGTCACTTCAAACTAATGTAACGGGCTGTGTTTGTAACGAGCTCCGTGTAAACAGCCAAAGAGTAACGCACGCAGAGAGTAATCCACCCAGACCGACAACTAATGGCTAAACACTTCCTGAATGTCTGAACTACAATTCTGAGGAATTTGTAGTTCCACTGTGATGTTACCTTTTGCCCACAGTagctctgcctcaactctgtgatttacagagtttatgatggacagtgaagtaaactgctgacagctgtagctgctgttagctcatgttagctcagtctgttagctcatgttaactcagtctgttagctcatgttaactcagtctgttagctcatgatagctcagtctgttagctgctgttagctcatgttagctgctgttagctcatgttagctcatgttagctgctgttagctcatgttagctgctgttagctcatgatAGCTCATGttagaggttttcaggcccacaCTCTGAATAACAGgagttgttgtttctttttgtatgaattttattatttagacaaaatgtttctcaaGAGTAAAACATGATACAGGCACATGAACAGCTGCTGGTGGCGTTTTTCAAACAGGCACACATCTCACATCTGAACACCAGGAGGCGCTGCTGCACTCATCCTGAACACCAGGAGGCGCTGCTGCTGTTCAGCTTCGACAGTTCTACTGAAAAGAGGCAGTGAAGAAGACATGGCAGCAGTCTGTCCTCTTCAACAGGAAGGCGGCGTGTCTCACTTTGGCTCGCCGCGCTGCGATTGGCAGACGGTAGTTCAAACCTGACGGAGGAGTCAGGGAGGAGGCGCAGCCTGGAAGGCTAAACTCAGGGCAGAGGGTCAGTAGTTGGTCCTCAGCTTGCGGTTCTCCTCCTTTAGCCTCTCGATCTCCTCCACCAGAGACTCGTTCACGGAGTACTTCTCAATCAGACCGTGGATCTCGTTCTGAAACATCGAGTGCTATGGGTTAGAGCGGAGCCTGAAGGTCCAGCTTCAGCCGTGCAGACATGAAGAGCTCGGAGTGGTTCTTACCAGTTGGAGGTAAAACTGTCGGACCATCTCCACTTGCAGGTTGACGATGTCTCTGTGACAGGCGTCCCTGAAGAGGACAACACGACACCGTTGACCTCCTTCCTTTCATGTAAGAACGTAGAACATATGTTAGAGGGAGCACTGACCTGAAGTCCTCCAGAGTCTCGTGGATCATGTTCTGGATGAAGTGGATCTGCAGCGAGGTGAGAGGAGCAGCTGCGGCCTGTCCAACCACGTCAGCGATGTTCtgagagagcgaggaggaaaCAGCCACCGACAGAGCCGGACCTGAAGGTAGAGAGACacttattaaaaataatacacatgcaatgtggagagagatggtggagtgatgggcagccctgaggagcgccctgcgagcagttgggggtttggtgccttgctcaagggcacctcggcagtgcccaggaggggaactggcacctctccagctaccagtcatattttggtccatgctggacttgaaccggccaccctctggttcccaagccaagtctctgtGGACTTACTCACGTCATGTTACTTCACATCACGTTATGTCACGTCATGTTATGTCACGTCACATCATGttacatcatgtcatgtcatgtcacatcATATTATGTCACGTCACGTTATGTCACGTCATGTCACATCATGTCACGTCATGTTATGTCACGTCATGTTATGTCACGTCATGTCACGTTATGTCAcgtcatgttcatgtcatgtttatgtcaTGTCATATCATGTTATGTCACGTCATGTTCATATCACATCATGTTATGTCACGTCATGTTATGTCACATCACGTTATGTCACGTCATGTTCATGTCACGTCAtgtttatgtcatgtcatgttatgtcacgTCATGTCACGTCATGTTTATGAcatgtcatgttcatgtcacGTCATGTTCATGTCACGTCATGTTTATGTCATATCATGTCACGTTATGTCAcgtcatgttcatgtcatgtttttgtcatgtcatgttacgtcatgtcatgttcatgtcacgtcatgtttatgtcatgtcatgttatgtcacgTTTATGTGAATTGAACCCTCGACTCTGGCAGTGTGGTTCATCTTTACCTGCTGTGGTGGTGGGCGGAgccacctggacaggtgagtcgTAGCTCAGCTGAGCTTGAATACCATTGGCTCTCCTGAGGCTGGGTTCTGGAGTGAAGAAGGGCGGGGCTAGCTGACTGTGATTGGTCTGCTGGGATGATGTGGGCGTGGTCTGACCCTCCCCCTCCAGGCTGGAGCTGCTGGCCTTGTCGAACTGTCAATCAACATGTAAATGACATTAAATTATGCGTATGAGTCATGCTGTGAGCACAgtgtgaggtcagaggtcaggtcaGCACCTTTCTGGGGTCACATGGTTCAGCTGCTGCGGCAGAGGCCGGCTCCTCTTCTTTGATAGGTGGAGGCGTCTGGAAGGTGGACAGCGGGCTGTAACATCGACCTGCAGAGCCGACCAGAGGAGTTCCCAGAGGAGTCTTACGCTGAGAGCCAGCAGCTGAGAGACAGTCTGAAACATGAGTCAGCGTTTATGACGAGAATGCTGAgacagaccagcagagaccGACACAGACCAACAAAGACCAGCAGAGACCgacacagagcaacaaagaccagcagagaccgacacagagcaacaaagaCCAGCAGAGACCGACAAAGACCAGAAGAGACcgacagagaccagcagagtaAAGAAGGACTGACCTTCTCTGACGGGGGAGAAGACGTCCAGACTAGCCCGGCCGACGACCTGCTGACCCTCCCCTTCTCGGGACAGCATCTCCAAACTGGTAACTATGGAAACAATCATGACAGTCAGTGGAGAAGCGACATCGCTCTGAGCCACTCaaagtgacttcctgtttgtacCGTGTGTTCTTCCAAACGGAGTGTCACCTGCCGTCCCCTGGGTCCTAGAGTCTGGACaaagacaggaggacaggaagacGACGTCACAAATCATGACGGGGGTTATGACATCACTAGCTCATAGTGCTGTTGTGAGCTACAATTTAGTGGCAGCAGTGAAGGCATCATCAGGTCTGACCTTCCCGAGCCGGAGAGAAGACGTCCAGACTGTTCCGTCCGATGCTGCTGAACTTCTCTGCGACAGGAAGCTGCTCGCTGCCCTGCTGGCCTTCAGCCTCCCGGGACGTGAGGTCGGCAGCAGCGCCCCCTGCAggacaaacactgtgtttacagagtCATTCTGTACAGAACTTCACAACCTGCCGTGACCTTACGTAAAGATCAAACCCACCTGTACTCGTCACCTGTCTGTGGGGGGCGGGGCCTGTGCTGGGGGCGGAGTCTGACTGGCTGTTTAACAGCTTGGTTGAGGATCTCTTGGTGCTGCTGATCTTGGTGGAGCTCAGTTTACTGgactggagacagacagaacaaatgAATGTGTGGTCCATGATGTGAATAATTTACTGACTTTACTTCATCATTTCCCACCAGGAACATTACAGGAACATTACAGGAACGTTTCAGGAACGTTTCAGGAACGTTTCAGAAACGTTTTTCtcttaacttgctcagattgggtcatttttctggtttatgagCTTCGACCATGAGGAAGTAGCTACAGAGTTAAACACTTTGcccactgtgttttattttgaaaatcaaccaggtcATTTGACTTCATCTGACTTCCTGCCAGAGCCGGTCCTGTTCTGTTGGTACCTTGTGTCTGCTGTTGCTCTGGAAGCGCAGGCAGCTGACGGAGGTTTTATGTGCCACAGTGATCCTGGTGGGGGCGCTGGAGTTCCTCAGGTCGTACTGGTAGATCTTCCCCTGAGTGGATCCAACGACCAGACCGGTACCGTCCAGAGTGAAGTCTACTGAGGTCAGCGGACTGTCGACCCGGATGGACCTCAGGACTCTgcggacacaaacacacgtgaTGTAAAACTCTTTGTACGAGGACGAGTGAAGACTCAAATGACGTCTCGTCGACCTCACATCTTGCTCGCCGTGTCGTAGCAGACGATCTTCTTGTCCAGACCGACGCTGACCACCAGCAGCTCACTGGCGGGGGAGAAGGCCAGGCCGGAGCCCGGGGCTTTGTGGGCGCTGTCAAACACGTGGATCTCCTTCTGGGTGTTGGAGTCCCACAGGACCACGGTGCCGCTGTCAGAGACGCTGCCCAGCAGGGAGCGCTTCAGGGCGGACAGCCTCAGGTCGTGGACGGGCTGAAGGCGAGACAGCTCTGTTAGAGTGACAACcgctgatctcagagcagtttTCCAGAAATCAAACTGACCTGGTTGCTGCCGTGTCCGAAGGCTTTGCTTGACAGGTTGGTGGTCAGACTGTGGAGGACCAGATCTCCACTGGTGGAGCCGGAGGCAATGTAGCTGTCGTTGGCGTTAAAGGACACACAGGTCACCTCTTCTTTGTGGTcctgaccacagacagacagacagacagacacagacagacagacacagacagacagacagacagacacagacagacagacacagacacagacagacagacacagacacagacacagacagacagagacagacacagacagacagacgtcacATCACAGGTCAGATCCTCGACGGACAACTAAACACCATGAGGTGTCCGTCTGCTCTTACCTTCAGCGAGCGGTGCAGTCTCTTGGTCTTCAGGTCCCAGATGTGAACACCGTGATCCAGACCTCCACTGACCAGAAACTGAGACGATGAACTCAGACACACTCGGGTCTGTTTTCTCTGAACGACATCAACAAAGAGACGACATGAGTGAGGaaacatggagacagacagagagacagacagagagacagacagacagctgcagtCATTATGGAGACATTTTTGTCCACTCACCCCGTCGGCCAGCTCCACCACTGCAGTGGGAGTGGACTTGAGGCTGGAGACCACCAGTTTGTCTCCGCTGCTGCTCGCACTCACCAGGTACTGATCTGAGAGAAGTCAAGGCCGGTTCAGATATGAGAGTTACATCAGAGGACTGAAGTTTACACCTGAGTCACCATGTCAGCCACTCTTTGAAGTGTCAAACCGTCTCTATTGATTGATCGATTGATCGATCGACTGATCAGGATACTGTTGGAGCTCCAGCAGGCCTGGGCCACCGGGTGGCTGACACTGTGCGGGTTAAACTGCTCCAGCAGCGCCATGGAAACGCCATCCCAGATCTTCACGGTGTCTCCTGTCGACACCAGGCGGGTCACCTCGTCCATGACAACGCCTGGAGACGCACATCAGaaaatcaataatcaatttACAGGAAGGTGCTCGTCACAGacggtctgacagctgtttgtctctgtgtgtcctgtgacagctgtttgtctctgtgtgtctgtgacagctgtttgtctctgtgtgtcctgtgacagctgtttgtctctgtgtgtcctgtgacagctgtttgtctctgtgtgtcctgtgacagctgtttgtctcagctgtttgtctctgtgtgtctgtgacagctgtttgtctctgtgtgtcctgtgacAGCTGTTTGTCTCATTGTCATGACCCGTCAGTTAACCATCAGTTTACGTAGTTACCCGTCAGTTGTTGTCCAGTTACCCCAGTTACGTTTTGTCAGTTACCCGTCAGTTGTTGTCAGTTACAGTCTTGTCAGTTGTCGTCAGTTACCCGTCAGTTACTGTCAGTTACCCTCAGTTACCCATCAGTTACTGCAGTTACCTGTCAGTTGTTTCAGTTCCCGAGTTGTTGTCAGTTACCCGTCAGTTGTTGTCAGTTACACCCGTCAGTTACCCTGTTCAGTTTTACCCGTCGTTACCTGTCAGTTGTCGTCAGTTACCTGTCAGTTACCCATCAGTTACCTGTCGTTGTCGCAGTTACCTGTCAGTTACCCATCAGTTACCTTTCAGTTGTCGTCAGTTACCTGTCAGTTACCTTTCAGTTGTTGTCAGTTACCTGTCAGTTACCCATCAGTTACCTTTCAGTTGTTGTCAGTTACCTGTCAGTTGTCGTCAGTTACCTGTCAGTTACCCATCAGTACCTGTCAGTTACCCATCAGTTACCTGTCAGTTGTGTTGTTACTGTCAGTACTGTTTGTCGTTGTTGTCAGTACCCATCAGTTGACGTCGTTGTCGTCAGTTGACGTCAGTTACTGTCAGTtacatccctccctcctccctccaccgTCAGCGCTCTCACGGTgcccatcccagctgactttggggcAAGAGGCGGCCAGTGGTGGACGTCACAAGGACACAACGGAGACAAAACAGCTGTcacaaggacacacagagacaaacaagctGTCACAGGACCATCTGAGACAAACAGCTGTCACAGGACAACAAGCCAAGCATACAAACACTNNNNNNNNNNNNNNNNNNNNNNNNNNNNNNNNNNNNNNNNNNNNNNNNNNNNNNNNNNNNNNNNNNNNNNNNNNNNNNNNNNNNNNNNNNNNNNNNNNNNNNNNNNNNNNNNNNNNNNNNNNNNNNNNNNNNNNNNNNNNNNNNNNNNNNNNNNNNNNNNNNNNNNNNNNNNNNNNNNNNNNNNNNNNNNNNNNNNNNNNNNNNNNNNNNNNNNNNNNNNNNNNNNNNNNNNNNNNNNNNNNNNNNNNNNNNNNNNNNNNNNNNNNNNNNNNNNNNNNNNNNNNNNNNNNNNNNNNNNNNNNNNNNNNNNNNNNNNNNNNNNNNNNNNNNNNNNNNNNNNNNNNNNNNNNNNNNNNNNNNNNNNNNNNNNNNNNNNNNNNNNNNNNNNNNNNNNNNNNNNNNNNNNNNNNNNNNNNNNNNNNNNNNNNNNNNNNNNNNNNNNNNNNNNNNNNNNNNNNNNNNNNNNNNNNNNNNNNNNNNNNNNNNNNNNNNNNNNNNNNNNNNNNNNNNNNNNNNNNNNNNNNNNNNNNNNNNNNNNNNNNNNNNNNNNNNNNNNNNNNNNNNNNNNNNNNNNNNNNNNNNNNNNNNNNNNNNNNNNNNNNNNNNNNNNNNNNNNNNNNNNNNNNNNNNNNNNNNNNNNNNNNNNNNNNNNNNNNNNNNNNNNNNNNNNNNNNNNNNNNNNNNNNNNNNNNNNNNNNNNNNNNNNNNNNNNNNNNNNNNNNNNNNNNNNNNNNNNNNNNNNNNNNNNNNNNNNNNNNNNNNNNNNNNNNNNNNNNNNNNNNNNNNNNNNNNNNNNNNNNNNNNNNNNNNNNNNNNNNNNNNNNNNNNNNNNNNNNNNNNNNNNNNNNNNNNNNNNNNN comes from the Larimichthys crocea isolate SSNF unplaced genomic scaffold, L_crocea_2.0 scaffold334, whole genome shotgun sequence genome and includes:
- the LOC113744972 gene encoding LYR motif-containing protein 5B-like is translated as KPEQAARHRHLQRLHHLPPQLLHLGREYPRGADYFRERLRAFSKNKSEQEPERIKDMIARGEFVARELEALYYLRKFRAMKKRYCDE
- the nedd1 gene encoding protein NEDD1 isoform X1 yields the protein MDEVTRLVSTGDTVKIWDGVSMALLEQFNPHSVSHPVAQACWSSNNQYLVSASSSGDKLVVSSLKSTPTAVVELADGRKQTRVCLSSSSQFLVSGGLDHGVHIWDLKTKRLHRSLKDHKEEVTCVSFNANDSYIASGSTSGDLVLHSLTTNLSSKAFGHGSNQPVHDLRLSALKRSLLGSVSDSGTVVLWDSNTQKEIHVFDSAHKAPGSGLAFSPASELLVVSVGLDKKIVCYDTASKIVLRSIRVDSPLTSVDFTLDGTGLVVGSTQGKIYQYDLRNSSAPTRITVAHKTSVSCLRFQSNSRHKSSKLSSTKISSTKRSSTKLLNSQSDSAPSTGPAPHRQVTSTGGAAADLTSREAEGQQGSEQLPVAEKFSSIGRNSLDVFSPAREDSRTQGTAGDTPFGRTHVTSLEMLSREGEGQQVVGRASLDVFSPVREDCLSAAGSQRKTPLGTPLVGSAGRCYSPLSTFQTPPPIKEEEPASAAAAEPCDPRKFDKASSSSLEGEGQTTPTSSQQTNHSQLAPPFFTPEPSLRRANGIQAQLSYDSPVQVAPPTTTAGPALSVAVSSSLSQNIADVVGQAAAAPLTSLQIHFIQNMIHETLEDFRDACHRDIVNLQVEMVRQFYLQLNEIHGLIEKYSVNESLVEEIERLKEENRKLRTNY
- the nedd1 gene encoding protein NEDD1 isoform X2, coding for MDEVTRLVSTGDTVKIWDGVSMALLEQFNPHSVSHPVAQACWSSNNQYLVSASSSGDKLVVSSLKSTPTAVVELADGRKQTRVCLSSSSQFLVSGGLDHGVHIWDLKTKRLHRSLKDHKEEVTCVSFNANDSYIASGSTSGDLVLHSLTTNLSSKAFGHGSNQPVHDLRLSALKRSLLGSVSDSGTVVLWDSNTQKEIHVFDSAHKAPGSGLAFSPASELLVVSVGLDKKIVCYDTASKIVLRSIRVDSPLTSVDFTLDGTGLVVGSTQGKIYQYDLRNSSAPTRITVAHKTSVSCLRFQSNSRHKSSKLSSTKISSTKRSSTKLLNSQSDSAPSTGPAPHRQVTSTGGAAADLTSREAEGQQGSEQLPVAEKFSSIGRNSLDVFSPAREDSRTQGTAVTSLEMLSREGEGQQVVGRASLDVFSPVREDCLSAAGSQRKTPLGTPLVGSAGRCYSPLSTFQTPPPIKEEEPASAAAAEPCDPRKFDKASSSSLEGEGQTTPTSSQQTNHSQLAPPFFTPEPSLRRANGIQAQLSYDSPVQVAPPTTTAGPALSVAVSSSLSQNIADVVGQAAAAPLTSLQIHFIQNMIHETLEDFRDACHRDIVNLQVEMVRQFYLQLNEIHGLIEKYSVNESLVEEIERLKEENRKLRTNY